Below is a window of Desulfobaccales bacterium DNA.
TGGGGCCTGGTGATCGCGATTACTCTGGTTGGCGCGTATGAAGCCTACAAACAAATAGGGAATATCCAGGCCCGAACCCGGCAAGTGGGAAAAGACATAGAGGATGCCAATTTAAAAGACGCGGCATTTAAAAAAATGCAGGCCGGAGAGCAGCTTTCTGAGCGGGAACTGAAGGCCATTGCCACGCCACAACAAAGGGCCGCGGTGGCCACCGCGCCTAAAATTACCGAAGAAGAAGCCAAAGCGAAAGCCGACCGCGCTGGAGCTCAAGGAAAAAAAGAAGGCGATCTCGGAGCCGGGGCAGCCAAGAAAGGCAAAACGGAAAAGATCGACAGCCTCTTAGCGCCCACCCTGGCCATGTATAAGGCTAAGCGGGAGGCCGATCTCCAGGACGCCCAAAATTCCCTCGATCTCCTGAAGAGCACCAACGAGAAGAAAAAAACCGAATTGGAGCGGGCCCTGGCCGCCCAGGAGATCGACGGCCGGACCTATTATCTGCGCCTCCAGGAATTGCAACAACAGGAAACCACCGCCACTCTGGCCATGATCGCCCAAAAACGCCAGGCTGAACAGAAATCTTATCAGGATTCACTTACGGAACTGGCCGCGGATCCGAAGTTAAGCGATGAGGCCAAGGAAATCGCCCGGCAGAAACTGGCCGCCGAAAACAAAAAAGCCCTGTCCGTGTTGGATGTTGATGCAGTCAAGGCCCGGCTGGATGGTGAAAAGAAAGTCACCGATGAGTTGAAACGCCAGCTTGAGGTCAAGAAACAGTATCAGCAAAAAACCGAGGACCTGAACCTGGAAACCTCGCAACTGCTCGGGGCGATTACCGAGCAGGAGGCCAAGCTGCAGCGGCTCACCCTGGATTGGCAGCGCACCAAAGAGGAGGCCATTAAGGCCGGGGGTTACACGCCGGAATACGCCACGGCCCTGGACGCCAACTATCAGGCCAAGCAGCTCGATGTCAAATACGGCGACCAGCTCCGGAACGTCGGCAGCGAGTTTTCCTCCGGGGTGACCAATATCATCAACGATGTCCGAAAAGGGACTGTGGATATTAGCAACAGCCTGGTGGAGATGTTCAATGGCATTATGATGGCCACCCTGAAACCTGGATTTGACGCCCTGGGGACGGCCCTGACCAGCGCGGTTAAGTGGCTGCTGAACAGCCTGAGTTCGTCTCTGGGCGGCGGGAGTCTTTTTGGCGGTAGTGGAGGCGGCGGCGGAAACGAATTCAGCGGCTACGGGGTTGCTGGCGCCGATGCTCATGGCAACGCCTATTATCACGGCGTCCGCCAAGCCTTTAGGTCTGGCGGCATTGTCACCCGGCCCACGCTCTTTCCCATGGCCACCGGGACCGGCTTAATGGGAGAAGCCGGGCCGGAAGGCATCCTGCCCTTAGAGAGAATAGGTGGTGATTTGGGAGTTAAAGCCCTCTTTCCCAAATCCGGCCCGGCGCAGGTGAACATCATCAACAAGACCGGCACCGAGGCTACCGGCACGGCGCAGCAAAACGATGATGGGAGTATTGATGTCTTCCTGGAAAAAAAGGTGTTGGGCTTTGCTTCCCGGGGCCCCGTAAACCAACTGATCAAGATGATCGTCAAACAAGGATAACTCGATGCCAGCCTGGCCGTCAACACTCCCCCAGTATCCCAACAATGGGGAATATGAAGAGACCCCGCCGCACATCCTGATCCAGGATGAAGTTTCGGAGGGTCCGGCCAATGCCCGGCGCAAGCTCGGGGCGCGCAAGCTGTCCCTGCCCTATCGGTTCACGGCCGCACAGACCGACATTTTCGATGCCTGGCTGGATAGCGATGTAGCCGGAGGGTCATTGCCATATGATTGGACCTGGCCGCCGCCGCCCCGCACCACCTTGAGCGTTTCCGCCCGGATCACGGCGATTCCGAAGTATAAGCATGTCGGCGGCGGGGCGCACGATGTGACCCTGGAGGTGATCATCCTGCCATGACCGATTACACCGAGGCCTTCCGGCAGGTCGTCAATGCCCAGCAGACCGGGGAACTGATTCATATGCTGGTGAGCGTCGACCACCCCGATCTCCCGGCGACGCTGCGCCTGAATAATTCGGTGCGGAACGTCGAGAGCCGGTCCATGGTCTTTCTGGCCAGCTTCGTGGAGGTAACCATCATCGACCAGGACCCCGCCCGATCCCCTCAGGCGCAGCTTGCGTTCAGCAATATCCGGCGGGAGATGGTGGTGGGCCTCCAGAGCACCCCGGTACCGTGCCTGGTGACCATAGAGGTCGTCAGAGGCAGCGCTCCGGATATCATGGAAAGGGTCATCAGTAACCTGGAGATGCGCAACGTGGAGGGCGATGAGATGGTCTTGCAGGGGGATTTGACCCCCAAGCGGCTGCGGCCCCGGAAGGCCGTGGATTATAGTTTCACCCCGACTACGGCGCCGGGGTTGTATTCGTAGGGGAGGCGCATTGTTTGACAAGTTCCCAAAACTGTTCTTTTCCGCCGAGCAAGGAAGGTGTCCGATATTCTACCTTAGAATGACCATTATCAAGGGGGGCGATAGTTAGCTCTCCCCTTAATTGGGAGACTGTTAAGAAAAGCCCGCCTGTAAAGGTTAAAAGAATTTTATAAGTACCATCTATTTCGGTCAACTTCGGCGGGTCCCAATAACGATTCCAGGAATCAAGAGAAGCAGCCTGGGCTTTATAGACAATACAATTTGCAAGTTTTTTTGGGGGCTGGGTAGAGACCAAACTGTAGGTTGGCTCAGAGTGGCGAACATCAGATAAATTAGCACATCCTGATATTACCAAAATAATAACCATAACAATGGGAAATAAAGGCTTCATGGCAGACCTCCTGGTCCTTAAATATAGGTAGCCAGCCAAAATATCAAGGCTAAAAAATGAATTTGCTTGACTTCATCCGCAAAGCTACTGAACCAACAGGGGTCCCCTTCAAGGACTTGGGCCGGGACTGGTCCGGCTGGAATTGCTGGGGGCTGATCGGCGTGGCTTACCGGGAATTAAAGGACCTGGAATTGCCGGACTTTAATCGCCTCGCCGCTTTGCAATACCGGGAGGCTGAACCGGAGTTCGCCGCGTTCCGGGAGAGTTTCAGGAAGGTCAGCCCTGGCCGGGCAGAACCGGTCGATATTATTTTGTTCCGGGGGGAGCCCTGCCATGTAGGGCTGGTGGTTAAAAAGGGGTTGATGCTGCACGTGGAAAAGGGCATAGCCACCTGCGTTGAGCCTTATGACGCTGGCGTTTGGCCGCATCGGCTTCTGGGGGTCTACCGTCATGCCGGCTAATCTGCCCGTGCCCCTCGAATATTCCCCGGCGCCGCTCCCCGTGCTTTCCAAGGACATCAGGGTGGTAGCCTGCCCGCACCCCTTCAGCGAACGAATCGTGGAGCTCTGGCTGCACCCCGGCATGTCCTTGACGGAAATCCTGGCGAAGGTGCAGCCCGAGGCCCTGTGGCGCCGCCGGGCCTATGTCTGGGTCGATGATGAGCCGGTGCTCCCGGAGGCCTGGGACACCACCTATCCGGCTTGGGGGGCGGAGATCGCCGTCAAGATGGCCCCGGAAGGGGGCGGGGTCGGCCGGATTATCGGGACGGTCCTGGTTGCCATTGCGGTAATAGCGGTTTCTGTT
It encodes the following:
- a CDS encoding NlpC/P60 family protein, translating into MNLLDFIRKATEPTGVPFKDLGRDWSGWNCWGLIGVAYRELKDLELPDFNRLAALQYREAEPEFAAFRESFRKVSPGRAEPVDIILFRGEPCHVGLVVKKGLMLHVEKGIATCVEPYDAGVWPHRLLGVYRHAG